Proteins from a single region of Cytophagaceae bacterium:
- a CDS encoding phage holin family protein: protein MINYIVRLVIIGAIVMIVPRYLKGIYVDSFLTGVIVAFVMSILNTFVKPILKFISIPVTFMTLGLFSLVISVLMVYVCDYLVDGFNVTGFLPPLLLSILISVSNSLVGLFQPDKKDK from the coding sequence ATGATCAATTACATTGTAAGATTAGTGATTATCGGTGCAATCGTGATGATTGTCCCCCGTTATCTGAAAGGAATATATGTGGATTCTTTCCTCACCGGAGTAATAGTAGCTTTTGTGATGAGTATCCTAAATACCTTCGTTAAGCCAATACTCAAGTTTATCTCAATTCCTGTTACATTCATGACCCTTGGATTATTTTCTTTGGTCATAAGTGTTTTGATGGTATATGTTTGTGATTATTTGGTCGATGGCTTTAATGTTACAGGTTTTTTGCCTCCTTTGCTTTTAAGTATTCTAATTTCGGTTTCCAACAGTCTTGTTGGTTTATTCCAGCCTGATAAGAAAGATAAATGA
- a CDS encoding bifunctional phosphoribosyl-AMP cyclohydrolase/phosphoribosyl-ATP diphosphatase HisIE encodes MERKPDFSKGLLPAIIQDSLTGKVLMLGYMNDEAFNSTISTKKVTFFSRSKDRLWTKGETSENYLNYVSHAVDCDNDSILIQASPDGPTCHTGDDTCWQEENTGKVQFIRHLTEVIKDRKNNPSDVSYTASLFKKGINKVAQKVGEEAVELVIEAKDDNKDLFLGEAADLLFHYLVLLEAKEYTLDEVLEVLIKRHQLKS; translated from the coding sequence ATGGAAAGAAAACCCGATTTCTCTAAAGGCTTATTGCCCGCAATTATTCAGGACTCATTGACCGGCAAAGTTTTAATGCTGGGTTACATGAACGATGAAGCCTTTAATAGTACCATTTCAACAAAAAAAGTAACTTTTTTCTCCAGATCGAAAGATAGACTTTGGACCAAAGGCGAGACTTCAGAAAATTATCTCAACTATGTTTCCCATGCTGTTGATTGCGACAATGATTCCATTTTGATCCAGGCCTCACCTGATGGGCCCACCTGTCACACCGGTGATGACACCTGCTGGCAGGAAGAAAATACAGGGAAAGTACAGTTTATCAGACATCTCACTGAGGTTATAAAAGATAGAAAAAACAATCCCAGCGATGTTTCCTATACTGCCTCGCTCTTTAAAAAAGGCATCAATAAAGTTGCTCAAAAAGTAGGTGAAGAAGCTGTTGAGCTGGTTATTGAAGCCAAGGATGATAATAAAGATTTATTTTTGGGAGAGGCGGCAGATCTGTTGTTTCATTATTTGGTGTTGTTGGAAGCCAAAGAATATACCCTTGATGAAGTGCTGGAAGTGCTAATTAAAAGACATCAACTAAAGTCCTGA
- a CDS encoding transposase — MSCKIIGELFQLDGKRLQEQYAAHLSGYTTWVQREHAQQWILFPENIGEYLSLDETCLSNGDLYTILTNKAAKGKKGALIAMVKGTVSDTVIEVLYKIPESKRKKVKEVTLDLAPTMERIAKRSFPKAKLVSDRFHIQKLANDAVQEIRIKHRWAAIEQENKEIEYAKELKKRYVPDVLENGDTLKQLLIRSRFLLHQRENKWSASQVHRSEVLFRLYPDLKQAYDLSIELSNIFHQSKNRLIAFKKLALWYNSVEKFEEKTFNTIARTIQNNYEYILNYFDNRSTNASAESFNAKVKALRSQFRGVRDISFFLFRLQKIYA; from the coding sequence ATTAGTTGCAAAATAATAGGTGAATTGTTTCAATTAGACGGTAAACGCCTACAAGAGCAATATGCTGCCCACCTGAGTGGATATACAACTTGGGTTCAACGAGAACATGCTCAACAGTGGATACTTTTTCCCGAAAATATTGGCGAATATTTATCATTAGACGAGACCTGTCTTTCAAATGGTGATTTGTATACTATACTTACAAACAAAGCGGCAAAGGGCAAAAAGGGAGCTTTAATTGCTATGGTGAAAGGTACTGTAAGTGATACGGTCATTGAGGTTTTGTACAAAATCCCAGAGTCCAAGAGGAAGAAAGTAAAAGAAGTAACATTGGATTTAGCCCCAACTATGGAACGAATCGCTAAGAGAAGTTTTCCAAAAGCTAAACTGGTATCTGATAGATTTCATATCCAAAAACTAGCTAATGATGCAGTACAAGAAATCAGAATCAAACATCGTTGGGCGGCAATAGAACAAGAAAATAAAGAAATAGAATATGCTAAAGAATTAAAGAAAAGATACGTTCCCGATGTTTTGGAAAACGGCGATACCTTAAAGCAACTATTAATCAGAAGCCGATTTCTTTTGCATCAAAGAGAAAATAAATGGTCTGCTTCTCAAGTACACAGGTCTGAGGTTTTATTTAGACTATATCCCGATTTAAAACAGGCCTACGACCTCAGCATAGAACTATCCAATATTTTCCATCAGTCAAAAAATAGACTAATAGCATTTAAAAAGTTAGCCTTATGGTATAATTCAGTAGAGAAGTTTGAGGAGAAAACATTCAATACCATCGCCAGAACTATTCAGAACAACTATGAATACATCCTTAACTACTTCGATAATAGAAGTACAAATGCTTCAGCAGAGTCTTTCAATGCAAAAGTAAAAGCACTAAGAAGCCAATTTAGGGGTGTAAGGGATATTAGCTTTTTCTTATTCAGATTACAAAAAATATATGCGTAA
- the ilvA gene encoding threonine ammonia-lyase: protein MPTKIDIENIYAAASNLKDVAIKTPLMLNKNLSEKYGANIYLKREDLQVVRSYKIRGAYNKMANLSPEQLKGGVVCASAGNHAQGVAYACQKMGVKGLIYMPTTTPAQKIKQVKMFGKEWVEIRLEGDTYDDSFDAAQRHIVEEGGVFVHPFDDEQVIEGQGTVGLEIFKDADFKIDYLLFAIGGGGLSSGVCTVFKTLSPKTKLIGVEPEGSPTMKVSIKNNKVTPLEHIDKFVDGAAVKRAGDLTFEIVKDKLDDILLVPEGKVCSTILQLYNEEAIVAEPAGALSVSALDFIKEKIKGKNVVCIIGGGNNDITRTEEIKERSLLYEGLKHYFIIRFLQRSGAFKEFLEEVLGKTVDIVFFEYSKKTSRERGPALVGLELSNKDEFPHLLERMKAANVQFTYINDKPDLFEFLI from the coding sequence ATGCCAACAAAAATCGATATCGAAAACATATATGCTGCTGCCTCAAATCTAAAAGACGTAGCGATTAAAACTCCATTGATGCTGAATAAGAATCTTTCAGAGAAATATGGTGCTAACATTTATCTGAAAAGGGAAGATCTTCAGGTGGTGCGATCCTATAAAATCAGAGGGGCATATAACAAGATGGCCAATCTGAGTCCCGAGCAACTAAAAGGAGGAGTAGTATGTGCATCTGCTGGCAACCACGCCCAGGGAGTAGCTTACGCTTGTCAGAAAATGGGTGTAAAAGGCCTGATTTATATGCCTACAACCACCCCCGCCCAGAAGATAAAACAGGTGAAAATGTTTGGAAAAGAGTGGGTGGAGATTCGGCTGGAAGGAGATACTTATGATGATTCTTTTGATGCTGCACAGCGGCATATTGTAGAAGAGGGTGGGGTTTTTGTGCATCCTTTTGATGACGAACAAGTAATTGAAGGTCAGGGAACGGTAGGCCTGGAGATATTTAAAGATGCCGATTTTAAAATTGATTACCTGCTCTTCGCAATTGGTGGCGGAGGTTTATCGTCAGGAGTGTGTACGGTGTTCAAGACATTGAGTCCCAAAACCAAACTGATAGGCGTTGAGCCCGAAGGGTCACCTACGATGAAGGTTTCGATTAAAAATAACAAAGTAACACCTCTCGAACACATTGATAAATTTGTGGATGGTGCCGCTGTGAAGCGTGCGGGTGACCTCACTTTTGAGATTGTTAAAGACAAACTGGATGATATTTTGTTGGTTCCCGAAGGGAAAGTTTGCTCCACCATTCTTCAGCTTTACAACGAGGAGGCCATAGTAGCTGAGCCGGCGGGTGCCTTGAGCGTGTCGGCTTTAGATTTTATCAAAGAAAAAATCAAAGGCAAAAACGTAGTCTGCATCATCGGTGGTGGAAACAATGATATCACCCGGACAGAAGAAATAAAAGAGCGATCGTTGCTTTATGAAGGCCTGAAACACTATTTCATTATCAGGTTTTTACAAAGATCAGGTGCATTTAAAGAGTTTCTGGAAGAGGTATTGGGCAAAACGGTGGACATTGTGTTTTTTGAATATTCGAAAAAAACCTCCAGAGAGCGAGGCCCTGCTTTGGTTGGTTTGGAACTCAGTAACAAAGATGAATTCCCGCATCTGCTCGAAAGGATGAAGGCAGCCAATGTACAGTTTACCTATATCAATGATAAACCCGATTTATTTGAGTTTTTGATTTGA
- a CDS encoding RDD family protein — protein METIFIENSQPRLVLASKEKRLINFLVDYLVSIFLAGLLSLILNLILDFSGIFMEYSFLENDAIFVLFFYFFWPFYYIVSESLFGKTIGKSITKTKVVDFNGEKPAFWRILIRSFSRFLPYEPLTFFSQKRFGWHDKVSRTKVVNE, from the coding sequence ATGGAAACAATTTTTATTGAAAATTCACAACCCCGGTTGGTTCTGGCTAGCAAAGAGAAAAGACTAATTAATTTCTTGGTTGATTACCTTGTTTCAATCTTTTTAGCCGGCTTATTATCATTGATTTTGAACCTAATTCTGGATTTTTCCGGCATTTTTATGGAATATAGTTTTCTGGAAAATGATGCAATTTTTGTATTGTTTTTTTACTTTTTTTGGCCGTTTTATTATATCGTTTCGGAGAGTTTATTTGGAAAAACAATCGGAAAATCCATCACGAAGACCAAAGTGGTAGATTTTAATGGAGAAAAGCCGGCATTTTGGAGAATATTGATTCGTTCTTTTTCCAGATTTTTACCCTACGAACCTCTTACATTTTTTAGTCAAAAAAGATTCGGATGGCACGATAAAGTGTCGCGAACAAAAGTGGTGAACGAATAA
- a CDS encoding DEAD/DEAH box helicase yields MIVSPSEPFKLIFSLYEHEFLGFLVESYVAQLNAKGQITYQTQNISSVNFKDFKAQLEKGDEDLVKWTDAIQQDEILKKFNNKKLSAQDFFSRIFNEEKGDKLLKATILSYIENYKREIFMHLKNKPVFVMGNDGIPTWKEIEVIQEPARAYFHFEKQEDQTIYYPIIKCGEEKIKFQFKNAYIVNDLPAALLVEGKLYLFDKYADGKKLKPFLNKPNIVIPKKIEETYYRKFIVPLVANFKVFSKGFEIQREKHESKAEILVTEVNASKSGSLFESNTGSSSQDSKFVFELSFNYGTYNFKHDNFSSPAHVFLEKNEESWTFHKVDKNLEAEKATIHFLKNHGLDLRSGRSSTTKHDAIDWINQNAPALEEAGIKITQNKENAVKYFLGYSKMEIKIEENHDWFDIHALVQFGEFKLPFLKIRNYILKGQKEFELPNGEMALIPQTWFSQYSELFESIEIDDNETPKLRKYQIGLIQSLADEGLANTVINRKLMALREFKEIEEIPLPEDFKGILRPYQKAGYDWLHFLKKYKFGGCLADDMGLGKTVTTLAFLQKIADEKPETPSLLVMPTSLIYNWQKEAQKFTPKLRILIHFGSNRYKDTMAFGFYDLVICSYGVLRLDIDFLKNFKFNYAILDESQAIKNPGSMIFNSVNQLYTNNRIILTGTPLENSTMDLWTQMSFINPGLLGSMNYFKNQFQQQIEKQKDEDTLKKLYNRIKPFMLRRQKSQVAKELPEKIETVQYCQMTTEQEKIYEETKSFIRNQLLQNIGKENLKSSSILVLQGLTKLRQLANNPLMVDEHFEGESGKDKDIMHKLIEVVNEGYKVLVFSQFTKHLALIKNKLEEKNTKYLYLDGATQNRMDLVDKFQNDSEPKVFLISLKAGGVGLNLTAAEYVFMLDPWWNPAIEAQAVDRAHRIGQTKTVFSYKFITKNTVEEKILDLQNSKKQLFNDLITAEEGFIKSLSEKDILGLLE; encoded by the coding sequence ATGATCGTTTCGCCATCTGAGCCGTTTAAACTTATTTTTAGTCTTTATGAGCACGAATTCCTCGGTTTTTTGGTCGAATCATATGTTGCCCAGCTTAATGCCAAGGGTCAGATCACTTATCAAACACAAAATATCTCAAGTGTAAACTTTAAAGACTTTAAGGCCCAGCTGGAAAAAGGCGACGAAGACCTCGTAAAATGGACCGATGCTATTCAGCAAGATGAGATTCTGAAAAAATTTAACAATAAGAAACTTTCAGCACAAGACTTTTTTTCCAGAATTTTTAACGAAGAAAAGGGCGATAAGTTACTGAAAGCCACCATACTTTCGTATATCGAAAATTACAAAAGGGAGATTTTCATGCACCTGAAAAATAAACCTGTTTTTGTAATGGGTAACGATGGCATCCCGACCTGGAAAGAAATAGAGGTTATACAGGAACCTGCCAGGGCGTATTTTCACTTTGAAAAACAAGAAGACCAAACTATATATTACCCCATAATTAAGTGTGGAGAGGAAAAGATAAAGTTTCAATTTAAAAATGCCTACATCGTTAACGATCTCCCGGCAGCACTCTTGGTCGAAGGCAAACTGTACCTTTTTGATAAATATGCTGACGGTAAAAAACTTAAACCATTCCTCAACAAGCCCAATATTGTTATTCCAAAAAAAATTGAGGAAACCTATTACCGCAAATTTATTGTGCCGCTGGTAGCCAATTTCAAGGTTTTTTCAAAAGGGTTTGAAATTCAAAGAGAAAAACATGAAAGCAAAGCTGAAATCCTTGTGACAGAGGTAAATGCGAGCAAAAGTGGTTCACTGTTTGAATCAAATACCGGTTCTTCATCGCAGGATAGCAAATTTGTCTTTGAGCTTTCATTTAACTACGGTACTTATAATTTCAAGCATGATAATTTCAGCTCCCCGGCACATGTTTTTCTTGAAAAAAATGAAGAAAGCTGGACGTTTCATAAAGTTGACAAAAACCTTGAAGCAGAGAAAGCAACCATTCATTTTCTAAAAAACCATGGCCTTGACCTCAGAAGTGGTCGTTCGAGCACTACCAAACACGATGCCATTGACTGGATCAATCAAAACGCTCCCGCTCTGGAAGAGGCCGGAATAAAAATAACCCAAAACAAAGAAAATGCGGTGAAGTATTTTCTGGGGTATTCGAAAATGGAAATCAAAATCGAGGAAAATCACGACTGGTTTGATATCCATGCATTGGTGCAATTTGGAGAATTTAAGTTGCCTTTTTTAAAAATCAGAAACTATATCCTGAAGGGGCAAAAGGAATTTGAGCTACCCAATGGCGAAATGGCTTTGATTCCTCAAACCTGGTTTTCACAATACTCCGAGTTGTTTGAAAGTATTGAAATTGATGATAACGAAACTCCGAAACTTCGAAAATATCAGATCGGACTCATACAAAGTCTGGCAGACGAAGGGCTGGCCAATACAGTAATCAACCGTAAGCTTATGGCTTTGCGGGAGTTTAAAGAAATAGAGGAAATACCGCTACCTGAGGACTTCAAGGGAATCCTGAGACCCTACCAAAAAGCAGGTTATGATTGGTTACATTTCCTGAAAAAATATAAGTTTGGAGGATGCCTTGCCGATGATATGGGTCTCGGTAAAACTGTTACTACGCTGGCATTTTTGCAGAAAATTGCTGATGAAAAGCCTGAAACTCCCAGCCTGCTGGTAATGCCCACCAGTTTGATTTACAACTGGCAGAAAGAAGCTCAGAAATTTACTCCAAAACTCAGGATTTTAATACATTTCGGTTCCAATCGATACAAAGACACCATGGCATTTGGATTTTACGATCTGGTGATATGTTCTTATGGTGTGCTTAGACTGGACATTGATTTTCTTAAAAATTTTAAATTCAATTATGCCATTCTGGATGAATCGCAGGCCATCAAGAACCCCGGCTCGATGATTTTTAACAGTGTAAACCAACTTTACACCAACAACCGTATCATCCTTACCGGTACGCCGCTCGAAAACAGCACCATGGACCTCTGGACACAGATGAGCTTCATCAACCCCGGTCTTTTGGGGAGTATGAATTATTTCAAAAATCAGTTTCAACAGCAAATTGAAAAACAAAAAGATGAAGACACGCTGAAAAAACTCTACAATCGCATCAAGCCTTTTATGCTCAGAAGGCAGAAAAGCCAGGTTGCAAAAGAATTGCCCGAGAAAATAGAAACTGTTCAATACTGCCAGATGACCACTGAGCAAGAGAAAATATATGAGGAGACAAAGTCATTTATCAGAAACCAACTTTTGCAAAATATAGGTAAAGAAAATCTAAAAAGCAGTAGTATTTTGGTACTACAGGGCCTTACCAAACTCCGTCAACTGGCCAACAACCCACTGATGGTCGATGAACACTTTGAGGGGGAATCGGGCAAAGACAAGGATATTATGCATAAGCTCATAGAAGTTGTAAACGAAGGATACAAAGTGCTGGTATTCAGCCAATTTACAAAACACCTGGCTCTGATAAAAAACAAATTGGAAGAAAAAAATACCAAATACCTTTATCTTGATGGAGCTACCCAAAACCGTATGGATTTGGTGGATAAATTCCAGAATGATTCTGAACCGAAAGTATTTCTGATTTCTCTCAAAGCCGGTGGTGTGGGACTCAACCTTACCGCTGCTGAATATGTATTTATGCTTGACCCCTGGTGGAACCCAGCCATTGAAGCACAGGCTGTGGACAGAGCCCACAGGATTGGCCAGACCAAAACGGTCTTTTCTTATAAATTTATCACCAAAAATACGGTCGAAGAAAAGATTTTGGATCTCCAAAATTCTAAAAAACAGCTATTTAATGACCTGATTACGGCTGAAGAAGGGTTTATTAAGTCACTGTCTGAGAAGGATATATTGGGCTTGTTGGAGTAG
- a CDS encoding SDR family oxidoreductase, with amino-acid sequence MGYGLLKGKRGIISGALDENSIAWKVALKAKEEGAIFTLTNAPIAMRLGEINKLAEICEAEIIPADATSEEDIENLFTKSMEVLGGKLDFVLHSIGMSPNIRKGKEYGDLNYDWFKQSVDISALSFHRFLQTSEKLDAMNEWGSIVALSYIAAQRTFAFYTDMADVKALLESIARSYGYRYGKLKKVRVNTISQSPTMTRAGSGIGSFGTFYEYAEKNSPLGNASADSCADYVITLFSDLTRMVTMQNLFHDGGFSMTGVSREILEMMLPEDQK; translated from the coding sequence ATGGGATACGGATTACTTAAAGGCAAAAGAGGAATTATTTCAGGAGCTTTAGATGAAAATTCTATTGCCTGGAAAGTAGCTTTGAAAGCCAAAGAAGAAGGAGCGATTTTTACTCTCACCAATGCTCCGATAGCTATGAGACTAGGTGAAATCAATAAATTAGCTGAAATATGTGAAGCAGAAATTATCCCTGCTGATGCTACCTCCGAAGAAGATATCGAAAATCTTTTCACCAAATCAATGGAAGTGCTGGGTGGTAAACTCGACTTTGTGTTGCACTCTATTGGTATGTCGCCCAATATTCGTAAAGGAAAAGAATACGGCGACCTTAATTATGACTGGTTTAAACAAAGCGTTGATATTTCGGCTCTTTCTTTTCACAGGTTTTTGCAAACTTCCGAAAAGCTTGACGCTATGAATGAGTGGGGGTCTATTGTAGCCCTAAGTTACATTGCTGCACAGCGTACTTTTGCTTTCTATACCGACATGGCCGACGTGAAAGCTTTGCTTGAGTCGATTGCCCGTAGTTATGGTTACAGATACGGAAAATTGAAAAAAGTAAGGGTAAATACCATTTCTCAGTCTCCTACCATGACGCGTGCCGGTAGCGGTATCGGTAGTTTTGGCACATTCTATGAATATGCCGAGAAAAATTCACCTTTGGGTAATGCATCTGCTGATAGCTGTGCCGACTATGTGATTACGCTATTCTCGGATTTGACCCGAATGGTCACTATGCAGAATCTTTTCCATGATGGTGGTTTTTCGATGACCGGTGTGTCAAGAGAAATCCTGGAGATGATGCTTCCCGAAGATCAAAAATAA
- a CDS encoding META domain-containing protein codes for MKNLIIILMLAMVSCKTNDAIVPSGDKNTINSITNVGFFKKWKLASYENRKALNFNVIMELKPEKNEKGFYILNGKSTINFYYAGFEYNTDNKTFSIKDISVTEIAGAKADQEIETDFLTRLAKIGKYEISEDNKTLTLISTGNSPQKMYFVISE; via the coding sequence ATGAAAAATCTGATAATAATATTGATGCTGGCAATGGTTTCGTGCAAAACCAATGATGCTATAGTGCCTTCAGGTGATAAAAACACAATAAATTCTATAACCAATGTAGGTTTTTTTAAAAAGTGGAAATTAGCTTCCTATGAAAACAGAAAAGCTCTCAATTTCAATGTAATCATGGAGCTCAAGCCTGAAAAAAACGAAAAGGGATTCTATATTTTAAATGGGAAAAGTACCATAAATTTTTACTATGCCGGATTTGAATACAATACCGATAATAAGACGTTCAGTATTAAAGACATAAGTGTGACCGAGATAGCAGGAGCAAAAGCCGATCAGGAAATTGAGACTGACTTTTTAACCAGGTTAGCTAAAATTGGAAAATATGAAATATCAGAAGATAACAAAACTTTAACCCTGATTTCAACGGGAAATTCTCCCCAAAAAATGTATTTCGTCATATCGGAATAA
- a CDS encoding serpin family protein, with product MKKIVLILATLPLFLIMTNCENAPSPEGKSISISENFAQKTDSFAFDFWKALNKDEKPESNYFVSPLSLNIALGMLLNGADTDTKNEIQKMLGYDSESMEEINKTYKELIDNLPLVDPKVVNTIANSVWQNKNFTAEKSFTDALTANFNARLYTEDFGNQATVNKINQWAADNTNQKIKKILDEIKADDVMFLINALYFKGDWSKQFKTENTVKEDFAGTKTTRPVDMMNQTEEFRFVENEQLKMVELPYGNEKYSMKVLLPKNNDLQKTIAEMTPNTWKSLENSMTKQKVVVGLPKFTLEYSKKLNSVLEGLGMKKAFSDQADLSKIMKPAGKIKVGFVKQDTFLAIDEKGTEAAAVTSIGIVLTSMPVYPEIICNQPFAIVITEKTSDTIMFIGKIANL from the coding sequence ATGAAAAAAATAGTTTTAATCTTAGCCACTCTACCTCTTTTTTTGATAATGACCAATTGTGAAAATGCCCCCTCACCTGAAGGGAAATCGATTAGTATTTCTGAAAATTTTGCACAAAAGACCGACAGTTTTGCTTTTGATTTTTGGAAAGCTCTGAATAAAGACGAAAAACCGGAATCCAATTATTTTGTATCACCTCTCAGTTTGAATATAGCTCTGGGAATGCTCCTAAATGGTGCCGATACTGATACCAAAAATGAAATCCAGAAAATGCTGGGCTACGACTCAGAAAGTATGGAGGAAATCAATAAGACCTATAAAGAACTGATTGATAATCTGCCACTTGTTGATCCAAAAGTAGTAAACACAATTGCCAATTCAGTTTGGCAAAACAAAAACTTTACGGCAGAAAAAAGCTTTACTGATGCTCTCACTGCCAATTTTAATGCCCGCCTTTATACAGAAGATTTTGGGAATCAGGCTACTGTAAATAAAATCAATCAATGGGCTGCCGACAATACCAATCAGAAGATCAAAAAAATCCTTGATGAGATTAAAGCTGATGATGTGATGTTTTTAATCAATGCTTTATACTTTAAAGGAGATTGGAGCAAACAGTTTAAAACCGAAAATACCGTAAAAGAGGATTTTGCAGGTACAAAAACTACCAGACCCGTTGACATGATGAATCAAACTGAAGAGTTTAGGTTTGTTGAAAATGAGCAACTTAAGATGGTGGAACTCCCCTATGGAAACGAAAAGTATTCCATGAAGGTTTTGCTTCCCAAAAATAATGATTTGCAAAAGACAATAGCTGAAATGACACCCAATACCTGGAAATCACTCGAAAATAGTATGACCAAACAAAAAGTGGTTGTTGGCCTGCCTAAGTTCACATTAGAGTATTCCAAAAAATTGAATTCCGTATTAGAAGGATTGGGAATGAAAAAAGCCTTTTCTGATCAGGCTGATTTATCGAAAATCATGAAACCCGCCGGTAAAATCAAGGTAGGATTTGTAAAACAGGATACATTCCTGGCAATAGATGAAAAAGGGACCGAAGCTGCCGCAGTGACATCTATCGGCATAGTGTTGACTTCGATGCCGGTTTATCCCGAGATTATTTGTAATCAGCCATTTGCTATAGTTATTACTGAAAAAACTTCCGACACCATTATGTTTATCGGAAAGATTGCTAATCTATAA
- a CDS encoding glycosyltransferase family 2 protein, with translation MPKIPLTVIVLTYNEEENIETCLGSIYDWASEIIVVDSGSTDDTVNLAKKYTENLYQHPFENYSAQRNWALKNVKISNEWIMNIDADHEVSPEFKTELSTHFEKGIPENIKGFMASRKTIFLGKWVKHGGHFPIYHGVIFKKGFGYCEDKLYDQHFVIEGESLILKGTIIDTITDTLANFTERHNKWSTLEAIDALSMTTQTGAGNTIKPNKNGNPMERHRYKRMKYYQSPIFWRSSLYFIYRYFFRMGFLDGKEGLIFHFLQGFWFRFLVDAKIFEAEYFAKKKVSKKAAVK, from the coding sequence ATGCCCAAAATACCTTTAACTGTAATAGTCCTTACCTACAATGAAGAAGAAAACATTGAAACCTGTCTTGGAAGTATTTATGACTGGGCCTCGGAGATTATTGTAGTGGATTCGGGCTCAACGGATGATACAGTAAATCTGGCAAAAAAATATACTGAAAATTTATATCAGCATCCCTTCGAAAACTACTCTGCTCAACGCAACTGGGCATTGAAAAATGTCAAAATCAGCAACGAATGGATTATGAATATCGACGCCGACCACGAAGTTAGCCCGGAATTTAAAACCGAACTCAGCACACATTTTGAAAAGGGTATTCCTGAAAATATAAAAGGGTTTATGGCCTCCAGAAAGACCATATTTTTAGGGAAGTGGGTGAAACATGGTGGCCATTTTCCGATTTATCATGGGGTGATTTTCAAAAAAGGCTTTGGATATTGTGAGGATAAATTATACGACCAGCATTTTGTGATTGAGGGCGAAAGTCTGATTTTAAAAGGTACAATAATCGATACAATCACAGATACACTGGCCAACTTCACCGAAAGACATAATAAATGGTCAACCCTTGAAGCCATCGATGCATTGAGCATGACCACCCAAACCGGAGCCGGAAATACCATCAAACCCAATAAAAATGGTAACCCCATGGAACGCCACCGATACAAAAGAATGAAATACTACCAATCTCCTATATTTTGGCGATCTTCATTGTATTTTATTTACAGATATTTTTTTAGAATGGGATTTTTAGATGGAAAAGAAGGTTTGATTTTCCATTTTCTACAGGGCTTTTGGTTTAGATTTTTGGTTGATGCCAAGATTTTTGAGGCTGAATATTTTGCAAAGAAAAAAGTTAGCAAAAAGGCTGCAGTTAAATAG